In one Acidimicrobium ferrooxidans DSM 10331 genomic region, the following are encoded:
- a CDS encoding glycosyltransferase family 4 protein: MRVLEVCPYDLDVPGGVQRQAAALTRALSQLGVSVDLVGPGQGGLGRSVRVPANGSRAPIGWDLRMVRSLSRAMRGATVVHLHEPLVPLVGPMTIALARRASIPVIATGHRAGMPRGVGRALLAGVGRVGARGIRVATAVSPSAAMVARAWAPGPIEIIPNGLSVPEAVPDDQARRPGSVAFVGRLEERKGIRVLLAALPMLVDSVSSVVIVGDGPLAPLVRRAAERWPGWLTWRGRVDDATLDRAYREAEVLVAPSLGGESFGVVLLEAMARGAVVVASAIEGYRPVVADAGVLVEPNDPSALAGAIRSIVGDRDRRRVLVARGYERAHAHDIGSIARRYLELVERVSREGSVT, from the coding sequence GTGAGAGTCCTCGAGGTGTGCCCCTACGACCTCGACGTTCCCGGAGGCGTGCAGCGCCAAGCCGCGGCGCTCACGCGCGCCCTCTCGCAGCTGGGGGTGTCGGTGGATCTGGTCGGACCTGGGCAGGGCGGTCTCGGCCGGTCGGTTCGGGTCCCTGCCAACGGGTCCCGTGCCCCGATCGGCTGGGATCTGCGCATGGTCCGGTCGCTGTCGCGAGCGATGCGAGGCGCGACGGTCGTGCACCTCCACGAGCCGCTCGTGCCCCTGGTCGGACCGATGACCATCGCCCTCGCCCGTCGGGCGAGCATCCCTGTCATCGCGACCGGGCACCGCGCAGGGATGCCGCGTGGGGTTGGCAGGGCTCTGCTCGCAGGTGTTGGTCGCGTGGGGGCGCGGGGAATACGCGTCGCGACGGCGGTCTCGCCATCGGCAGCGATGGTTGCTCGCGCATGGGCCCCCGGCCCGATCGAGATCATCCCGAACGGGCTCAGCGTGCCCGAAGCGGTGCCGGATGATCAGGCACGCAGGCCCGGCTCCGTCGCGTTCGTCGGGCGCCTCGAGGAGCGCAAGGGGATTCGGGTCTTGCTCGCGGCCCTGCCGATGCTGGTGGACTCGGTGTCGTCGGTCGTGATCGTTGGCGACGGCCCGCTCGCCCCGCTCGTCCGTCGAGCTGCCGAGCGCTGGCCGGGGTGGTTGACGTGGCGGGGCCGCGTCGACGACGCGACGCTCGATCGTGCCTACCGGGAGGCCGAGGTCCTCGTCGCGCCGTCGCTTGGCGGCGAGTCGTTCGGTGTGGTGCTCCTCGAGGCGATGGCGCGGGGAGCGGTGGTGGTCGCGAGTGCAATCGAGGGCTACCGGCCGGTCGTCGCCGATGCAGGGGTGCTCGTCGAGCCAAACGATCCATCGGCGCTCGCCGGCGCAATACGCTCGATAGTGGGAGATCGCGATCGTCGGCGTGTGCTCGTCGCACGAGGCTACGAGCGCGCACACGCCCATGACATCGGC
- a CDS encoding lysophospholipid acyltransferase family protein, with translation MRTARSLRAGLRARRFEIASALVRRLPWRLDPIVWWVGGAIAFVLTGSRRRIAWEHQCLARRRPMSDPRAIAWTLRAYVSYARYYVDTLRAPHAMARLLDGVEVTGHEAFLEAVGRGEGCIVALAHVGNWDVAGVWASAAGAPVTAVAERLPEASVTSFFDRLRDALGIRVVPTGVQATRALLRTLREGGRVALVVDRDVTGSGRPGELFGRKVSVAAGPAVLSVLSGAPVYPAACYQLPGRRHLIRIWAPIMPPTQGSREARIEELHRRVVRALERQIQAAPSQWHNLVADARTVTT, from the coding sequence GTGCGGACCGCAAGGTCGCTGCGCGCTGGTCTGCGAGCTCGACGGTTCGAGATCGCCTCTGCGTTGGTGCGACGGCTGCCGTGGCGACTCGATCCGATCGTCTGGTGGGTCGGTGGGGCGATCGCCTTTGTGCTGACCGGATCGCGGCGGCGTATCGCCTGGGAGCACCAGTGCTTGGCGCGGAGACGCCCGATGAGCGATCCGCGGGCGATCGCCTGGACGCTTCGGGCCTATGTGTCCTATGCGCGCTACTACGTCGACACGCTCCGAGCCCCTCACGCGATGGCGCGTCTGCTCGACGGCGTCGAGGTGACGGGCCACGAGGCATTCCTGGAGGCGGTCGGGCGCGGTGAAGGCTGCATCGTTGCCCTGGCGCACGTCGGCAACTGGGACGTCGCCGGGGTGTGGGCGTCGGCCGCCGGCGCACCCGTCACGGCGGTGGCCGAGCGACTTCCCGAGGCGTCGGTGACGAGCTTCTTCGATCGACTGCGTGATGCGCTCGGCATCCGCGTCGTCCCCACCGGCGTCCAGGCAACTCGGGCTCTGTTGCGCACCCTACGGGAAGGTGGGCGCGTCGCGCTCGTGGTCGATCGCGACGTCACCGGTTCGGGTCGTCCCGGGGAACTGTTCGGTCGGAAGGTCTCGGTGGCAGCCGGGCCGGCGGTGCTGTCGGTGTTGTCGGGAGCGCCGGTCTACCCGGCGGCGTGCTACCAGCTGCCGGGACGGAGGCACCTGATTCGGATCTGGGCGCCGATCATGCCGCCGACGCAGGGGTCACGAGAGGCTCGCATCGAGGAGCTTCATCGACGGGTGGTGCGCGCACTCGAGCGCCAGATCCAGGCCGCACCGAGTCAATGGCACAACCTGGTCGCCGATGCTCGCACTGTGACGACGTGA
- a CDS encoding CDP-alcohol phosphatidyltransferase family protein — MLDGEFRGQVDRATAPVGRQLARLGITPDVLTGAGIVAAIGAGLALAFGARWVGLALALVGFLGDLLDGPVAKASGAASRRGAFFDSVSDRVSDAAVLGGLGVGLVLVEHQPGLGVAAFGAALAASLISYQRAKAESLGFQAKGGVFERAERSVVLLLGIAVWALLPIAVWVLLLGSTWTAAQRFVRIWRSASGQPDRLRAHERLVALRRENRRRRARLRTRLSGLLGSREVTTARRRRRRDAR; from the coding sequence GTGCTGGACGGAGAGTTCAGGGGGCAAGTCGATCGGGCGACCGCGCCGGTCGGTCGTCAGCTCGCGCGGCTCGGGATCACACCAGACGTGCTCACCGGCGCAGGGATCGTCGCGGCGATCGGTGCCGGCCTCGCGCTCGCGTTCGGCGCACGCTGGGTAGGCCTTGCACTGGCTCTCGTCGGCTTCCTCGGAGACTTGCTCGATGGTCCCGTTGCGAAGGCGAGTGGGGCTGCTTCCCGTCGCGGCGCGTTCTTCGACTCGGTCTCGGATCGTGTGAGCGACGCGGCGGTCCTCGGGGGACTTGGGGTCGGTTTGGTGCTCGTCGAGCATCAGCCTGGTCTTGGCGTGGCGGCCTTCGGCGCTGCTCTCGCGGCGTCGCTCATCTCGTACCAGCGCGCCAAGGCGGAGTCGCTCGGTTTCCAGGCCAAGGGTGGCGTCTTCGAGCGCGCTGAGCGCTCGGTCGTCCTCCTCCTCGGCATCGCCGTGTGGGCGCTGCTCCCCATCGCGGTGTGGGTGCTGCTCCTCGGGTCGACCTGGACGGCTGCACAGCGCTTCGTCAGGATCTGGCGCTCGGCTTCGGGCCAGCCAGATCGGCTCCGTGCCCATGAGCGCCTCGTCGCGCTGCGACGCGAGAATCGGCGGCGGCGGGCGCGGCTGCGGACGCGTCTGAGCGGTTTGCTCGGGTCGCGGGAAGTGACCACTGCTCGGCGTCGGCGGCGCCGCGACGCGCGTTAG
- a CDS encoding GTP-binding protein produces MDATVAASPRARIICVVGPAGVGKTTLVQALATLQSPPTRGDDDARALIDTSPEERAHHHSVDLGVVRLEHRGHAMTLLDVPGIGELAAARALALAVADAALVVVPPSDSPSPELLRIWRELDERQLPRLVVVNRCDDSRCAIDTVVRALNERLEAHLDAVELVAITADGHQDLIDVLAEASIVGIGTDEHLEPLPEVEREFERQAHDALLDDIVAEDDALLERYLAGEELDPTELNAALAIAIRERHLTPVLAASATTRLGLTHLLDMLDALVPASPTPTDTTSALVIATSSDNFQGTSATLAIVRGAIRPDSVLRDSAQDRTERLHQLLWPTLPKPTPTTEAAAGDVVIAPKVGAAVGTWLIDPAGHDIPDPVQRPTPTYTLAVEVPDQRANDKVQAAAARLAMEDPGLIVSREAETHRLLLTGMGATHLALVIERLGRRSGAAIQTVTPRTPYRETIAGTVEVEGRHKKQTGGHGQYGVVVCRIGPGPRASGVVFFDEIVGGAIPRTFIPAVEAGIREACEQGGPHGFPVVDLEVHLIDGKHHPVDSNELSFKLAGALALRTALERAGSVVLEPIARVHLSVPASAQGDVLGYVTSRRGRIIESTPVGPSVEIEAELPAAELTHLAVDLHGLTAGQGSFTSTHDRYEPVPTAVLGRLLSATSK; encoded by the coding sequence GTGGACGCCACTGTCGCAGCGAGCCCGCGTGCTCGCATCATCTGCGTCGTCGGACCTGCGGGCGTGGGCAAGACCACGCTCGTGCAGGCGCTCGCCACGCTCCAGTCTCCACCGACGCGCGGCGACGACGATGCCCGCGCACTGATCGACACGTCGCCGGAAGAGCGCGCGCACCACCACTCCGTCGACCTGGGCGTCGTACGCCTCGAGCACCGAGGCCACGCGATGACCCTGCTCGACGTCCCCGGTATCGGTGAGCTCGCCGCTGCGCGGGCACTTGCACTCGCCGTCGCCGACGCAGCGCTCGTCGTGGTGCCACCCAGCGACAGCCCCAGCCCGGAGCTCCTGCGCATCTGGCGCGAGCTCGACGAGCGCCAACTGCCCCGCTTGGTGGTCGTCAATCGCTGCGACGACAGCCGCTGTGCGATCGACACCGTCGTCCGTGCCCTCAACGAGCGCCTCGAGGCCCATCTCGACGCCGTCGAGCTCGTCGCCATCACCGCCGACGGCCATCAGGACCTCATCGACGTGCTCGCGGAGGCGTCCATCGTCGGCATCGGCACTGACGAGCACCTCGAACCGCTGCCCGAGGTCGAGCGCGAGTTCGAGCGCCAGGCACACGACGCCTTGCTCGACGACATCGTGGCCGAGGACGACGCCCTCCTCGAGCGCTACCTCGCCGGTGAGGAGCTCGACCCGACCGAGCTCAACGCTGCACTGGCGATCGCCATCCGCGAGCGGCACCTGACCCCCGTTCTCGCCGCGTCGGCGACCACGCGTCTCGGCCTCACCCATCTCCTCGACATGCTCGATGCCCTGGTACCAGCGTCGCCGACGCCAACGGACACCACGAGCGCGCTGGTCATCGCCACAAGCTCCGACAACTTTCAAGGTACGTCCGCGACGCTCGCCATCGTCCGCGGCGCCATCCGGCCCGACAGCGTCCTGCGCGACTCGGCCCAGGACCGCACGGAGCGACTCCATCAGCTGCTCTGGCCGACCCTGCCCAAGCCTACGCCGACGACGGAGGCCGCCGCGGGTGACGTCGTGATCGCCCCCAAGGTGGGGGCCGCGGTGGGGACCTGGCTCATCGATCCTGCTGGCCACGACATCCCCGATCCAGTGCAGCGCCCGACACCGACCTACACGCTCGCCGTCGAGGTTCCCGACCAGCGCGCCAACGACAAGGTTCAAGCAGCTGCCGCTCGCCTCGCCATGGAAGACCCAGGGCTGATCGTCAGCCGGGAGGCAGAGACCCACCGCCTCTTGCTCACCGGCATGGGGGCGACGCACTTGGCTCTGGTGATCGAGCGACTCGGCCGCCGCAGCGGAGCTGCGATCCAGACGGTCACGCCACGCACGCCCTATCGCGAAACCATTGCGGGCACGGTCGAGGTGGAAGGGCGCCACAAGAAGCAGACCGGGGGCCACGGCCAATACGGCGTCGTGGTCTGCCGCATCGGACCCGGACCTCGTGCGAGTGGCGTGGTGTTCTTCGATGAGATCGTCGGCGGGGCCATACCGCGAACCTTCATTCCCGCGGTCGAGGCGGGCATTCGGGAGGCGTGCGAGCAAGGTGGTCCGCATGGGTTCCCCGTCGTCGACCTCGAAGTCCACCTCATCGACGGCAAGCACCATCCGGTCGACTCCAACGAGCTCAGCTTCAAGCTTGCAGGGGCGCTCGCGCTGCGCACGGCCCTCGAGCGAGCAGGGAGCGTCGTCCTCGAACCGATCGCACGTGTGCACCTCAGCGTCCCGGCAAGCGCACAGGGCGACGTGCTGGGCTACGTGACGTCACGCCGGGGTCGCATCATCGAGTCCACTCCGGTCGGGCCGAGCGTCGAGATCGAGGCAGAACTGCCCGCTGCCGAACTCACGCATCTCGCCGTGGACCTCCACGGCCTGACGGCGGGCCAGGGATCGTTCACGAGCACGCACGACCGCTACGAGCCCGTCCCAACCGCGGTCCTCGGACGCTTGCTCAGCGCGACATCCAAGTGA
- a CDS encoding VOC family protein, with protein MGVRVVALDHVQLAMPAGREPEAEAFYRDVLGFTVLAKPEPLAARGGRWFACGPVQLHLGVEEDFRPARKAHPALRVEELDDLVAKLEASGASWRWDEDLPGVRRLYVDDPFGNRIEVIDNAG; from the coding sequence GTGGGCGTCCGAGTCGTAGCCCTTGATCATGTCCAACTCGCCATGCCAGCCGGTCGCGAGCCCGAGGCAGAAGCGTTCTACCGCGACGTACTCGGCTTCACTGTCCTCGCGAAGCCAGAGCCGCTCGCAGCTCGTGGTGGCCGCTGGTTTGCGTGCGGGCCCGTGCAGCTGCATCTTGGGGTGGAGGAGGATTTCAGGCCGGCGCGCAAGGCGCACCCCGCCCTCCGAGTGGAGGAGCTGGACGATCTCGTTGCGAAGCTCGAAGCGTCGGGCGCTTCCTGGCGGTGGGACGAAGACCTTCCGGGAGTCCGGCGCTTATACGTCGACGACCCCTTTGGGAATCGCATTGAGGTGATCGACAACGCTGGGTAA
- a CDS encoding HIT family protein, with the protein MDYLWAGWRSAFVTQGAPAVDGCVLCAIGDGADGADDLVVARRARAFCVLNLYPYTSGHLMVVPRRHGSDLGALSHEELGEMWELVREGMAALESAYHPQGINLGLNLGRASGAGIVEHLHVHVVPRWVGDANFMVTAAQTRVLPEALGDTRDRLRRAWPASS; encoded by the coding sequence ATGGACTACCTCTGGGCGGGGTGGCGCTCCGCGTTCGTCACGCAGGGTGCTCCGGCGGTCGACGGGTGCGTCCTGTGCGCGATCGGCGACGGGGCCGATGGGGCCGATGATCTCGTGGTCGCTCGTCGCGCGCGTGCCTTCTGCGTGCTGAACCTCTATCCGTACACGTCGGGGCACCTGATGGTGGTCCCGCGGCGGCACGGCAGCGACCTCGGCGCGCTCTCGCACGAGGAGCTCGGCGAGATGTGGGAGCTCGTGCGCGAGGGAATGGCGGCGCTGGAGAGCGCCTACCATCCCCAGGGCATCAACCTCGGCCTCAATCTTGGTCGGGCATCGGGTGCGGGTATCGTCGAGCACCTGCACGTCCATGTCGTTCCTCGGTGGGTCGGGGACGCGAACTTCATGGTGACCGCCGCGCAGACACGGGTCCTCCCCGAGGCACTCGGGGACACGCGCGATCGGTTGCGCCGCGCGTGGCCGGCGAGCTCGTAG
- the thrS gene encoding threonine--tRNA ligase: MSRFVDPTRPVAARSDDGELVDLDRAGPGATLVAASTPEGRQVLRHSGAHVVAKAISRLWPGTHLAVGPATEEGFFYDVELPGGRSLDDDDLAAIAAEVERIVAADEPFERIELELDEARRQLADQPFKLEILDRIAAGEAETDAASGSAVSIYRTGADFIDLCRGPHVPSTGHLSALRLLRVSGAYWRGDEHGPRLQRVAGTAFESPEALEAWLTQIAEAERRDHRRLGQEQRLFFFPREIGGGLPVFEPDGAWVRYRLEEFSRRIHFAAGYVPVWTPHVTRGALFELSGHLGWYRESMYPAMELDDEEYFLKPMSCPMHILAYRQHPRSYRELPLRLFELATVYRYERSGTLHGLARVRSLTQDDAHIFCRGDQLADELTGVLDLAMRLLGAFGLNDFEAELSTRPAKSVGSDEDWEFATSAARSALERSGLTYRVAEGEGAFYAPKIDIHLRDAIGRRWQLSTVQVDLQLPQRFDLGYQGADNRMERPFMIHRALFGSVERFLAILIEHFDGELPPWLVREPVRILPVAHEAAGWAEEVRAALVAAGVGAQVVAADEPLGARVRRARTERVPYIVVVGNDDVAAHSVGLTRPDRSQARGVALETAIDEIARAVAMAEVRP; encoded by the coding sequence GTGAGCCGGTTCGTCGACCCCACTCGACCGGTCGCGGCGCGCTCGGACGACGGCGAGCTCGTTGATCTCGATCGAGCCGGTCCGGGTGCGACCCTTGTGGCTGCCTCGACACCCGAGGGTCGCCAGGTGCTTCGTCACTCGGGTGCGCACGTGGTCGCCAAGGCCATCTCGCGCCTCTGGCCGGGTACGCACCTTGCCGTCGGACCGGCGACGGAGGAGGGGTTCTTCTACGACGTCGAGCTCCCCGGGGGACGCAGTCTCGACGACGACGATCTCGCCGCGATCGCCGCCGAGGTCGAACGCATCGTCGCGGCCGACGAACCCTTCGAGCGCATCGAGCTCGAGCTCGACGAGGCTCGGCGCCAGCTCGCCGACCAACCGTTCAAGCTCGAGATCCTCGACCGCATCGCCGCTGGCGAGGCTGAGACGGATGCCGCTTCGGGCTCTGCGGTCTCGATCTATCGCACGGGTGCTGACTTCATCGACCTGTGTCGAGGGCCACACGTGCCCTCTACCGGCCATCTCTCGGCCCTCCGCCTGCTCAGGGTCTCTGGCGCGTACTGGCGCGGCGACGAGCACGGCCCACGGCTCCAGCGCGTCGCGGGGACGGCGTTCGAGTCCCCGGAGGCGCTCGAGGCGTGGCTGACGCAGATCGCCGAGGCCGAGCGGCGCGACCATCGTCGGCTCGGTCAGGAGCAGCGGCTCTTCTTCTTCCCTCGTGAGATCGGCGGCGGTCTCCCCGTGTTCGAGCCCGACGGGGCTTGGGTCCGTTACCGTCTCGAGGAGTTCTCCCGTCGCATCCACTTTGCCGCCGGCTACGTCCCGGTGTGGACGCCGCACGTCACGCGCGGCGCCTTGTTCGAGCTCTCTGGCCACCTGGGCTGGTACCGCGAGTCGATGTACCCGGCGATGGAGCTCGACGACGAGGAGTACTTCCTCAAGCCGATGAGCTGCCCCATGCACATCCTCGCCTACCGGCAGCATCCCCGTAGCTACCGAGAACTGCCGCTGCGGCTGTTCGAGCTGGCCACGGTGTATCGCTACGAGCGTTCGGGTACCTTGCACGGATTGGCGCGGGTGCGCTCGCTCACGCAGGACGACGCCCACATCTTCTGCCGCGGCGATCAGTTGGCAGACGAACTCACCGGGGTGCTCGACCTCGCGATGCGCCTGCTCGGCGCCTTTGGGCTGAACGACTTCGAGGCCGAGCTGTCGACGCGGCCCGCCAAGTCCGTGGGCAGCGACGAGGACTGGGAGTTCGCGACGTCGGCCGCCCGGAGCGCGCTGGAGCGGTCGGGGCTCACCTATCGGGTCGCCGAGGGCGAGGGTGCGTTCTACGCGCCCAAGATCGACATCCACCTGCGTGATGCGATCGGCCGGCGCTGGCAGCTCTCGACGGTGCAGGTCGATCTGCAGTTGCCGCAGCGCTTCGACCTCGGCTACCAGGGCGCTGACAACCGGATGGAGCGTCCGTTCATGATTCATCGGGCGCTCTTCGGGTCCGTCGAACGCTTCCTCGCCATCCTCATCGAGCACTTCGATGGTGAGCTGCCGCCGTGGCTCGTGCGTGAACCGGTCCGCATTTTGCCGGTGGCTCATGAGGCGGCCGGCTGGGCCGAGGAGGTTCGTGCTGCGCTCGTTGCTGCGGGCGTCGGGGCTCAGGTGGTCGCGGCCGACGAACCGCTCGGGGCACGGGTGCGACGTGCTCGGACCGAGCGAGTCCCCTACATCGTGGTCGTGGGCAACGATGACGTCGCTGCGCATTCGGTCGGGCTGACGCGCCCCGATCGGTCGCAGGCCCGCGGCGTCGCGCTCGAGACGGCGATCGACGAGATCGCACGAGCGGTCGCCATGGCGGAGGTGCGTCCGTGA
- the cysS gene encoding cysteine--tRNA ligase yields MRIYDTQAQRVVDLELRPGEEIKIYTCGITPYDAAHLGHAAVYVTFDVLARHLERHRQRARCVRNVTDVDDDILRKARELGTNYLDLAAMEIAQFDQDMTALGVRRPAVEPRATSAIAEILSLVQDLVDSGHAYEVDGWVYFSVASEPTFGSISHLDRDTMIALARERGGDPDDPRKHDPLDFVLWQPSLADEPAWESRFGPGRPGWHIECSALAMRELGPVVDIHGGGSDLIFPHHECEAAQSRAITGEPFVRHWVHVGMVRLDGVKMSKSLGNLVFVRELLKEVPAAVVRLALLSQHYRTSWDWTGGLLEEARERYGLWRAAGTGDGAVDEVDAALDNDLDTPGALEAIDRAARAGRGVSEAARMLGVEL; encoded by the coding sequence ATGAGGATCTACGACACACAAGCGCAACGGGTCGTGGACCTAGAGCTCCGACCGGGCGAGGAGATCAAGATCTACACCTGCGGCATCACGCCCTACGATGCCGCGCACCTTGGCCACGCGGCGGTCTACGTGACCTTCGACGTGCTCGCACGACACCTCGAGCGCCATCGGCAGCGCGCTCGCTGTGTGCGCAACGTCACCGACGTCGACGACGACATCTTGCGCAAGGCGCGCGAGCTCGGGACCAACTACCTCGACCTCGCCGCGATGGAGATCGCGCAGTTCGATCAGGACATGACGGCCCTTGGGGTGCGACGGCCGGCGGTCGAGCCACGCGCGACCTCGGCGATCGCGGAGATCTTGTCCCTGGTACAGGACCTCGTCGACTCGGGGCACGCCTACGAGGTCGACGGATGGGTGTACTTCTCCGTGGCGAGCGAGCCCACGTTCGGATCGATCTCCCACCTCGATCGGGACACCATGATCGCACTTGCCAGGGAGCGTGGCGGCGATCCCGACGATCCCAGGAAGCACGATCCTCTCGATTTCGTGTTGTGGCAGCCGTCCTTGGCCGACGAGCCCGCCTGGGAGTCGCGGTTCGGTCCGGGTCGGCCCGGGTGGCACATCGAATGCTCGGCGCTCGCCATGCGCGAGCTCGGCCCCGTGGTGGACATTCACGGCGGTGGTTCGGATCTCATCTTTCCCCACCACGAGTGTGAAGCGGCGCAGTCGCGGGCCATCACCGGCGAACCCTTCGTGCGCCACTGGGTCCACGTCGGCATGGTGCGGCTCGACGGCGTCAAGATGTCCAAGTCCCTCGGCAACCTCGTGTTCGTCCGCGAGCTCCTCAAGGAAGTGCCCGCTGCGGTGGTACGGCTCGCGTTGCTGTCGCAGCACTACCGGACGTCGTGGGACTGGACGGGTGGGCTCCTGGAGGAGGCGCGAGAGCGCTATGGGCTCTGGCGCGCAGCCGGCACCGGGGACGGTGCCGTGGACGAGGTCGACGCGGCGCTCGACAACGACCTCGACACCCCGGGTGCACTCGAGGCCATCGACCGGGCGGCTCGAGCGGGTCGGGGTGTGAGCGAGGCCGCACGGATGCTCGGGGTCGAGCTGTGA